A genomic region of Nymphaea colorata isolate Beijing-Zhang1983 chromosome 2, ASM883128v2, whole genome shotgun sequence contains the following coding sequences:
- the LOC116246818 gene encoding BTB/POZ domain and ankyrin repeat-containing protein NOOT1-like — protein MSFEESMKCLSLDYLNLLINGQAFSDVTFSVEGRLVHAHRCILAARSLFFRKFFCGPEAAAAAAAAGLGVDLRGMMQQQQPGPASGRPGVMAVPCAQVIPVNSVGYEVFLLLLQFLYSGQVSIVPQKHEARPNCTDRGCWHAHCTSAIELALDTLAASQYFGVEQLARLIEKQLATMVEKASIEDVMKVLMSSRKQEMHHLWSTCSHLVANSGLPSEILSKHLPIDVVSKIEELRLNSTLTRRSLLHDMGGATSSSSPSATTCDDKPQKIRRMQRALDSSDVELVKLMVMGEGLNLDEALALHYAVANCSREVVKALLELGAGDVNHRAEPSRKTPLHIAAEMVNPDMVAVLLDHHADPNVRAADGTTPIDILRSLTSDFLFKGAVPCLPHIEPNKLRLCLELVQSAALVLSRDERNGGGGGGTPATETGQMVYLNLGGADLACKYDGESGNDGDRYCHHIPGSLYSHGF, from the exons atgaGCTTCGAGGAATCGATGAAGTGTTTGTCGCTGGATTATCTCAACCTGCTGATCAACGGGCAGGCGTTCAGCGACGTGACGTTCAGCGTGGAGGGGAGGTTGGTGCACGCCCACAGGTGCATCCTTGCGGCGAGGAGCCTCTTCTTCCGGAAGTTCTTCTGCGGGCCTgaggcggcagcggcggcggcggcagctgGACTGGGAGTTGATTTGAGGGGGATgatgcagcagcagcagccggGGCCGGCCTCGGGGAGGCCCGGTGTGATGGCCGTGCCCTGCGCGCAGGTGATTCCGGTGAACTCGGTGGGATACGAGGTcttcctgctgctgctgcagttTCTGTACAGTGGGCAGGTGAGCATCGTGCCGCAGAAGCACGAGGCGAGGCCCAATTGCACTGACCGCGGGTGCTGGCATGCCCATTGCACCTCCGCCATCGAGCTCGCACTCGACACCCTCGCCGCCTCCCAGTACTTCGGCGTCGAGCAATTGGCGCGCCTCATTGAG AAGCAGCTAGCTACGATGGTGGAGAAGGCCTCCATTGAAGATGTCATGAAGGTGCTGATGTCGTCAAGGAAGCAGGAGATGCACCACCTTTGGTCAACTTGCTCCCACCTGGTGGCGAACTCTGGCCTGCCCTCAGAGATCCTCTCCAAGCACCTCCCCATAGACGTTGTCTCCAAGATAGAGGAGCTCCGCCTCAACTCCACCCTCACCCGCCGCTCCCTCCTCCATGATATGGGCGGCGCCacgtcctcctcctccccctccgcCACCACCTGCGACGACAAGCCCCAGAAGATCCGGCGGATGCAGCGGGCCCTCGACTCGTCCGACGTCGAGCTTGTTAAGCTGATGGTCATGGGGGAAGGCCTGAACCTTGACGAAGCCCTCGCCCTCCATTACGCCGTCGCCAACTGCAGCCGTGAGGTAGTGAAGGCCCTGCTGGAACTCGGAGCCGGGGACGTCAACCACCGGGCGGAGCCCAGCCGGAAGACGCCGCTCCACATTGCGGCAGAAATGGTGAACCCGGACATGGTGGCCGTGCTGCTGGACCACCACGCTGACCCGAACGTCAGGGCCGCCGACGGCACCACGCCCATCGACATTCTTCGGTCGCTCACCTCCGACTTTCTGTTCAAAGGTGCAGTTCCCTGCCTCCCCCACATTGAGCCCAACAAGCTCAGGCTCTGCCTCGAGCTGGTCCAATCTGCGGCATTAGTCCTCTCCCGGGACGAACgcaacggcggcggcggcggcggaaccCCAGCTACTGAAACCGGTCAGATGGTATATCTCAATCTTGGTGGTGCAGATTTGGCTTGTAAATACGATGGTGAGTCCGGAAACGATGGTGATAGGTACTGTCATCACATTCCGGGGTCTCTCTACTCACACGGGTTCTAG